From the Nodularia sp. NIES-3585 genome, one window contains:
- a CDS encoding DUF4330 domain-containing protein, producing the protein MAILDSKGRLFGKINLLDLGAALVILFVIIGIFVFPGTTGSVAQVGIKTVPIEVDLAVRGLNVRDPERLFEKGFTKGGKTNVIIRNQPYGQIGIKSVQVLPRTLTVSQPDGSVKELPDPRTNNFSTDMLLTLEGKAQITDTGLVLGKSQVKIGTTFELEGFNYNFNSTVIDVRLLDN; encoded by the coding sequence ATGGCTATTTTAGATTCCAAAGGACGCTTGTTCGGCAAAATCAATCTCCTTGATTTAGGTGCTGCACTGGTAATTCTATTCGTAATAATTGGTATATTTGTTTTTCCTGGAACTACTGGTTCTGTTGCCCAGGTGGGGATTAAAACCGTACCCATTGAGGTAGATTTAGCCGTTCGCGGTTTGAATGTCCGCGATCCTGAGCGGTTATTTGAGAAAGGATTCACAAAAGGCGGTAAAACTAACGTGATTATCCGTAATCAACCCTACGGTCAAATTGGGATAAAATCCGTTCAAGTGTTACCTAGAACCTTAACAGTTTCCCAACCAGATGGTTCAGTTAAGGAATTACCAGATCCCAGGACAAACAATTTCAGTACAGATATGCTTTTAACTTTAGAAGGGAAAGCCCAAATTACTGACACTGGTCTAGTTTTAGGTAAGAGCCAAGTTAAAATTGGTACGACTTTTGAATTAGAAGGTTTTAACTATAACTTTAATTCTACTGTTATCGATGTCCGATTGTTAGATAACTAA
- a CDS encoding SpoIIE family protein phosphatase, translating into MTGTDTGKLKLMVVDDEQDNLDLLYRTFRRDFQVYKANHALSALEILDKEGEMAVIISDQRMPEMNGTDFLSLTVERFPDTIRILLTGFTDVEDLVAAINSGQVFKYITKPWSPEQLKVLVEQATDTYCLVKKRTRELSRALRRESLFNAVTTAIRESLDYDSMLQKIVDTIGHSFATTCCLLRPVESDRLTAEEFCYRDSQSSFPDFAYDPSLLIEKVLQTRHYQLTQDTYDGKNCQQMVVPLAYQQHLLAVLAIYQWGKKQLWQEEEIQLIAGVAEQAALALSQAKLYQRLQEKQAQLGTELEVARQIQNNLLRQILPDIKGGKVQACCYPAREVGGDFFEVFVHPKGDLWLAVGDVSGKGVPAALFMASAISVLRRELAQETPAEPNVVVHHLNNALCDDLTGNNCFITLVLARYTPITKELVYANAGHIYPLVWSHQNSVAVNPNYLKVRGIPLGILPQWQAKSGHLTLAPGDTLLLASDGITEAMVSNKLLNPETIEDSRQLISRSMLNQEGLWQILQREPQPFSLDNLLARIQADNHIQEDDQTILSLEVL; encoded by the coding sequence ATGACTGGAACAGACACAGGCAAATTGAAGCTCATGGTCGTAGACGATGAGCAGGATAACTTAGATTTACTCTATCGTACTTTTAGGCGAGATTTTCAAGTATATAAAGCTAATCATGCCCTGAGTGCGCTAGAAATTTTGGACAAAGAAGGTGAGATGGCTGTGATTATTTCGGATCAAAGGATGCCGGAAATGAACGGTACTGACTTTCTCAGTCTCACAGTGGAGCGCTTTCCCGATACAATTCGGATTTTACTGACTGGCTTTACTGATGTTGAAGATTTGGTAGCGGCAATTAATTCTGGTCAAGTTTTCAAGTACATTACCAAACCTTGGAGTCCTGAACAACTTAAGGTATTAGTTGAGCAAGCCACTGATACATATTGCCTAGTCAAGAAGCGTACCCGCGAGTTAAGTCGGGCTTTGCGGCGAGAATCTTTGTTCAATGCGGTGACAACGGCAATTCGGGAATCGCTAGATTATGATAGTATGCTGCAAAAAATTGTGGACACTATTGGACACTCATTTGCAACTACTTGTTGTTTGCTCAGACCAGTGGAAAGCGATCGCTTGACAGCAGAGGAATTTTGTTACCGAGATTCTCAGTCCAGTTTCCCTGATTTTGCCTACGATCCCAGTCTGTTAATTGAAAAAGTTCTGCAAACCCGCCATTATCAACTGACTCAAGATACATATGACGGCAAAAACTGTCAGCAGATGGTTGTACCACTTGCCTACCAGCAGCATTTGCTAGCGGTTCTTGCTATCTACCAGTGGGGAAAGAAACAACTTTGGCAAGAGGAAGAAATCCAACTGATTGCAGGTGTAGCTGAACAAGCAGCCTTAGCTCTGTCCCAAGCCAAACTCTACCAGCGCCTCCAGGAAAAGCAAGCACAGCTCGGTACTGAATTGGAAGTGGCTCGCCAAATTCAAAACAATTTGTTACGCCAAATTCTACCTGATATCAAGGGTGGGAAGGTGCAAGCCTGTTGTTACCCAGCCCGTGAAGTGGGAGGTGATTTTTTTGAGGTGTTTGTCCATCCCAAAGGCGATTTATGGTTAGCAGTCGGTGATGTTTCCGGTAAGGGTGTCCCAGCTGCTTTATTCATGGCTAGTGCGATTTCGGTATTACGACGGGAATTAGCTCAAGAAACACCAGCCGAACCCAATGTAGTAGTACATCACCTAAATAACGCTCTTTGTGATGACTTGACTGGCAACAATTGCTTCATTACCCTCGTTCTGGCTCGTTATACTCCTATCACTAAAGAACTAGTTTATGCTAATGCTGGTCACATCTATCCCTTAGTTTGGTCACATCAAAACAGCGTAGCCGTTAACCCTAATTATCTCAAAGTGCGTGGCATTCCTTTGGGTATCTTGCCTCAATGGCAAGCAAAATCAGGTCATTTAACTCTCGCTCCAGGAGATACCTTACTGCTAGCTAGTGATGGAATTACTGAAGCTATGGTATCAAATAAATTATTAAATCCTGAAACTATTGAGGATAGCCGACAGCTAATCAGCCGTTCTATGCTCAATCAAGAAGGGCTATGGCAAATTTTACAAAGAGAACCACAACCGTTCTCTCTTGACAATTTACTAGCTCGCATTCAGGCAGATAACCACATTCAAGAAGATGATCAAACTATACTCTCACTGGAGGTTTTATAG
- the ftsE gene encoding cell division ATP-binding protein FtsE, giving the protein MPVLTTPTITDKSINTENTQTQQHSSNTDAIVQLRSVTKTYRNGCHALLDVNLEVKKKGFLFITGPSGSGKSTLLKLLYGQELATQGDVIVNDCNIKSLRGDRLSKLRRRIGIVFQDYKLIPQRTVAENITFVLQAQGYTRKEIYRRLEPTLKLVGLLTKADCFPDQLSGGEQQRVSIARAIVGTPPLLLADEPTGNLDPDNSWQVMQILQKLNTFGATVIVTTHDEQLVRRCNHLVVQVRNGRIDRQSPKVQSH; this is encoded by the coding sequence ATGCCAGTATTAACAACCCCAACAATTACTGATAAATCAATTAACACCGAAAATACCCAAACTCAACAGCATAGTAGCAACACAGATGCAATTGTACAATTACGCTCTGTGACAAAAACCTATAGAAATGGCTGTCATGCCTTATTGGATGTAAATTTAGAGGTCAAAAAGAAGGGCTTTTTATTTATCACAGGGCCTAGTGGTTCGGGGAAATCAACCCTGTTAAAACTGTTGTATGGTCAAGAGTTAGCAACACAGGGCGATGTTATTGTTAATGACTGTAATATTAAAAGTTTGCGAGGCGATCGCCTGTCAAAATTACGGCGACGCATTGGTATAGTATTTCAAGACTACAAATTAATTCCTCAGCGGACGGTGGCAGAAAATATCACTTTTGTGTTGCAAGCTCAAGGATATACTCGTAAGGAAATTTACCGACGTTTAGAACCAACTTTGAAGCTAGTAGGTTTACTGACTAAAGCCGACTGTTTTCCCGACCAACTTTCTGGGGGAGAACAACAACGAGTAAGTATTGCGCGGGCTATCGTTGGCACACCTCCATTACTTTTAGCTGATGAGCCAACAGGTAACCTTGATCCTGATAATTCTTGGCAAGTTATGCAGATTCTCCAAAAGTTAAATACCTTTGGCGCAACCGTAATTGTGACTACTCATGATGAACAATTGGTGCGTCGATGCAATCATCTAGTAGTGCAAGTACGTAATGGACGCATTGATCGACAATCGCCAAAAGTTCAAAGTCATTAA
- a CDS encoding M48 family metallopeptidase: MNWQNFFANNHNGRRRWFYPLISVVVALTLCLTTPMPGNAFDIRSLLFRGIQVIQMSNMSDRQEVDLGRQMNQQLQSSNIRLSRNTQINRYVEQIGQRLVANSDRPNLPFTFQVVDDKAINAFATLGGFVYIHTGLMKAADNEAELASVIAHEIGHITGKHLVQQMRQREIASGVASAAGLDRNAAVGIGIDLALNRPRSRQDEFDADNRGLKTLTQAGYGQSAMVSFMQKLMQGGGSVPTFLSTHPGTGDRINALQRSINAQPSNQRDGLDNAAYRANIKAIL; this comes from the coding sequence ATGAATTGGCAAAACTTTTTTGCAAATAATCATAATGGACGGCGACGTTGGTTTTATCCGTTGATTTCGGTGGTAGTTGCCCTAACTCTGTGCCTAACTACACCAATGCCGGGAAATGCCTTCGATATCCGGTCTCTGCTCTTCCGGGGAATACAGGTAATTCAGATGTCTAATATGTCTGATCGCCAAGAGGTTGATCTTGGTAGGCAGATGAATCAGCAGTTGCAAAGTAGTAATATTCGACTCAGCCGCAATACTCAAATTAATCGCTATGTGGAACAAATTGGTCAGCGCTTGGTAGCTAATAGCGATCGCCCCAATCTTCCTTTTACCTTCCAAGTAGTTGACGATAAGGCTATCAATGCCTTTGCTACTTTAGGGGGATTTGTCTATATTCACACAGGTTTGATGAAAGCCGCAGATAATGAAGCGGAACTAGCGAGTGTAATTGCCCATGAAATTGGTCACATTACTGGCAAACACTTAGTACAACAGATGCGGCAAAGAGAGATTGCTAGTGGTGTAGCTTCAGCAGCAGGTTTAGATCGCAATGCCGCTGTGGGAATTGGTATAGACTTAGCACTCAACCGTCCCCGCAGTCGTCAAGATGAATTTGATGCCGATAATAGAGGATTAAAAACTTTGACACAAGCTGGTTATGGCCAGTCGGCAATGGTTTCTTTTATGCAAAAGCTGATGCAAGGAGGGGGTTCTGTGCCGACATTTTTGAGTACTCACCCTGGCACAGGCGATCGCATTAATGCCCTCCAACGTTCTATTAATGCCCAACCTAGCAATCAGCGTGACGGATTGGATAATGCGGCTTATCGAGCTAATATCAAAGCCATACTTTAA
- a CDS encoding WecB/TagA/CpsF family glycosyltransferase, producing the protein MFKPPQMFSVLGIPVHVMSNYPGWLLECLQHSIGTHVVTLNAEMTMQAERNQALAQVIQNAELVIPDGAGVVLYLRWLFWQKVQRCPGIELSESLLQQIGQQQPDTKLFFYGGTPGVVAQAAEFWQQQIPKLNIVGTNSGYHTPEEEELLKQRLTELQPQLIFVGLGVPRQELWIAQNRHLCPQAIWIGVGGSFDIWSGIKTRAPAWLGNNNLEWLYRLYQEPWRWRRMLALPEFVVKAFIYRLTARGAI; encoded by the coding sequence ATGTTTAAACCGCCTCAAATGTTTTCGGTACTGGGAATACCAGTTCATGTCATGAGTAACTATCCAGGTTGGTTGCTGGAATGCCTGCAACACAGCATAGGGACTCATGTAGTTACGCTGAATGCAGAAATGACTATGCAGGCAGAACGGAATCAAGCTCTTGCTCAAGTGATTCAAAATGCCGAGCTAGTCATTCCCGATGGTGCAGGGGTAGTTTTGTATTTGCGATGGCTTTTTTGGCAAAAAGTGCAGCGTTGTCCAGGGATTGAGCTATCAGAAAGCCTGTTGCAACAAATCGGACAACAGCAACCAGATACAAAACTGTTTTTCTATGGTGGAACACCTGGAGTAGTTGCACAAGCCGCAGAATTTTGGCAGCAGCAAATCCCCAAATTGAATATAGTAGGTACTAATTCTGGATACCATACTCCAGAAGAAGAAGAGCTATTAAAACAAAGACTGACCGAATTACAGCCACAATTAATTTTTGTCGGTTTGGGAGTGCCACGTCAAGAGTTATGGATTGCCCAAAACCGTCATTTATGCCCCCAAGCAATTTGGATTGGTGTTGGTGGTAGCTTCGATATTTGGTCAGGGATAAAAACTCGCGCTCCGGCTTGGTTAGGAAACAATAACTTGGAATGGCTGTATCGTCTTTATCAAGAACCCTGGCGTTGGCGGCGGATGTTGGCTTTGCCGGAATTTGTGGTGAAAGCTTTTATTTATCGTTTGACCGCCAGGGGTGCAATTTAG
- a CDS encoding response regulator transcription factor, with the protein MSKIRIALIEDHDLTRVGIRTALLQKEEVEVVGEAANAAAGLKMLKKVQPDIAIIDIGLPDKDGIELTRELKALSNGDDSGIKVLILTLQDNKEAVLAAFAAGADSYCMKDIKFDNLLEAVRVTYNGNAWIDPAIARIVLQQAQKNPPSRENISTDQKNILPKSESGEEENTDTYTLTERELEVLQLIVEGCSNALIAERLYITVGTVKTHVRNILNKLCADDRTQAAVRALRSGLVG; encoded by the coding sequence ATGAGTAAGATTCGTATTGCTCTGATTGAAGATCATGACCTCACCCGTGTAGGTATTCGGACAGCTTTACTACAAAAGGAAGAAGTTGAAGTTGTCGGAGAAGCTGCCAATGCGGCGGCAGGTCTAAAAATGTTAAAAAAGGTACAACCAGATATTGCAATTATCGATATTGGTTTACCAGACAAGGATGGTATTGAACTGACACGGGAGTTGAAAGCTCTCAGTAATGGAGATGATTCAGGCATAAAGGTGCTAATTCTCACACTTCAGGATAACAAAGAAGCGGTGTTGGCAGCTTTTGCAGCTGGGGCAGACTCTTACTGTATGAAGGATATCAAGTTTGATAATTTGCTCGAAGCAGTACGAGTCACTTACAATGGCAATGCTTGGATTGATCCAGCGATCGCGCGAATTGTGTTGCAACAAGCACAAAAGAATCCGCCCTCACGGGAAAATATTTCCACAGATCAGAAAAATATTTTACCAAAATCAGAATCTGGGGAGGAGGAAAATACTGATACTTATACCCTTACAGAAAGGGAGTTAGAAGTGCTACAGTTAATCGTTGAAGGTTGTAGCAATGCACTCATTGCCGAACGACTATATATTACTGTCGGGACTGTGAAAACACACGTCAGAAATATTTTGAATAAGCTCTGTGCCGATGACCGCACTCAAGCGGCAGTACGCGCCTTGCGTTCTGGATTGGTGGGATAA
- a CDS encoding Crp/Fnr family transcriptional regulator: MMVDKSDLSSWLQTTLIFRELNRTQLLPLTKIAQLQRFNKGDVIFHQGSEATGFFVVKTGRVKIFKVSPNGKEHILHLFKPRDYFAEVPALDGKCFPASAAALESIERVAGGNRDILLMLIIPR, from the coding sequence ATGATGGTAGATAAATCTGATTTAAGCAGTTGGTTACAAACAACGTTAATATTTCGAGAGTTAAATCGGACACAACTGCTACCGTTGACGAAAATTGCCCAACTGCAACGATTTAACAAAGGAGATGTGATTTTTCATCAAGGTAGTGAGGCAACGGGATTCTTTGTGGTGAAAACTGGACGAGTCAAAATATTTAAGGTATCCCCCAACGGCAAGGAACACATTCTGCACTTGTTTAAACCACGAGATTACTTTGCAGAAGTTCCGGCCTTAGATGGTAAATGTTTTCCAGCCTCAGCAGCTGCCCTAGAATCAATTGAGCGAGTTGCCGGAGGAAACCGAGACATATTATTAATGCTAATCATACCACGGTAA
- a CDS encoding group 1 truncated hemoglobin, with protein MTTLFDQLGGKEAVDLAVDKFYERVLRDERINYFFKDVDMVKQRNHQKAFLTYAFGGTSQYNGRYMREAHQELVEKRGLNSEHFDAVAENLMDTLKEMGVPDHLLAEVAAIAAAPQHKKDVLNV; from the coding sequence ATGACAACTTTATTTGATCAACTCGGTGGCAAAGAGGCTGTTGACCTAGCAGTTGATAAGTTCTACGAACGTGTTTTGCGCGATGAACGCATCAACTACTTTTTTAAAGATGTCGATATGGTCAAGCAACGCAATCACCAAAAAGCTTTTCTTACCTACGCTTTTGGAGGTACTTCTCAATATAATGGTCGATATATGAGGGAAGCACACCAAGAGTTGGTAGAAAAACGAGGTTTGAACAGCGAGCATTTTGACGCAGTTGCGGAGAATCTCATGGACACGCTCAAAGAGATGGGTGTTCCTGATCATCTACTTGCAGAAGTGGCAGCGATCGCCGCAGCACCTCAACACAAAAAAGATGTCTTGAATGTTTGA
- a CDS encoding alpha/beta fold hydrolase, which translates to MFQPQGFEQRSIITSLGKMVYYTATSSPWQENSAAKQEKETLVFLHGFGGGSSAYEWSKVYPAFAAEYRILAPDLIGWGRSEHPARNYMIDDYLTTIREFIQQTCTGPVKVIASSLTAAFTIRVAIAYPDLFKSLTLVTPAGLSDFGEDYSRSVFAQIVSVPIIDRVLYSTGIATSAGIRNFLEQRQFAQSNRIYEEIVEAYLKSAQQPNAEYAALSFVRGDLCFDLSLYIQQLKTPTAIIWGQKSEFTGPDIGRRLSEKNPQAIRIFQPLEDVGLTPQLELPAVTIGLIRQFLPMLD; encoded by the coding sequence ATGTTTCAGCCACAAGGATTTGAGCAACGCTCCATAATTACCTCACTAGGTAAGATGGTTTATTATACTGCCACTAGCTCACCTTGGCAGGAAAATTCCGCCGCCAAACAGGAAAAGGAAACTTTGGTATTCCTGCATGGCTTTGGTGGCGGGTCTTCTGCTTATGAGTGGTCAAAAGTTTATCCGGCTTTTGCTGCCGAGTATCGGATTTTAGCACCAGATTTAATTGGTTGGGGTAGGTCTGAGCATCCAGCCCGAAACTACATGATTGATGATTATCTGACAACGATTCGGGAGTTTATCCAGCAGACTTGTACAGGGCCTGTGAAAGTAATCGCTTCTTCCCTGACTGCGGCCTTTACAATTCGAGTCGCGATCGCCTATCCTGATTTATTCAAGTCTTTAACTCTGGTCACACCAGCCGGACTCTCCGATTTTGGCGAAGACTACTCTCGCAGCGTTTTTGCCCAAATAGTTAGCGTTCCCATTATTGACCGCGTGCTTTATAGCACTGGAATTGCGACGAGTGCAGGTATTCGTAACTTTTTAGAGCAACGGCAATTTGCCCAGTCTAATCGCATATACGAGGAAATTGTCGAAGCTTACCTAAAATCTGCCCAGCAACCCAATGCTGAATATGCCGCCCTGTCTTTTGTCCGTGGCGACTTATGTTTTGATTTATCTCTATATATTCAACAGTTGAAAACTCCTACCGCGATTATTTGGGGACAAAAGTCAGAATTTACTGGCCCAGATATTGGTCGTCGTCTTTCGGAGAAGAATCCCCAAGCTATCCGAATATTTCAACCATTAGAAGATGTGGGATTAACGCCTCAGTTGGAACTACCAGCTGTGACTATTGGGTTAATTCGGCAATTTTTACCGATGCTAGATTAG
- a CDS encoding RNA-guided endonuclease TnpB family protein, with protein MYLTQKNQIRKLKVNEFTALKELCRLSKNLYNIGLYTVRQYYFQERKHLKYESNYHHCKANENYRLLNTDIAQQTLKVVDRTFRSFYGLIASVKSGFYSSKVRLPHYLPKDGYFPLIIPRVKVKDGKFRIPMSTAFKAEHGEIWIPFPERLNQETLKEVRILPKYNGRFFEVEFIFEAQETPIETKPESAISIDLGLDNLATCIDTNGASFILDGKPLKSFNQWFNKENARLQSIKDLQKIKGTTERQARLAINRHAKVRDYLNKAARYVINHCLEHRIDKLIVGFNIEIKQSISIGSRNNQNFVQIPHSSFRLKLKSLCERYGIKYAEQEESYTSKASFLDNDTIPVFNADNPKKYEFSGKRIKRGLYRTQDGILVNADCNGAANILRKSKHNALSGVSSGCLAQPLRVKIS; from the coding sequence ATGTATCTGACTCAAAAGAATCAAATACGAAAACTCAAAGTTAATGAATTCACAGCCCTCAAAGAACTTTGTAGACTGAGTAAGAACCTTTACAACATAGGGCTTTACACAGTTAGGCAGTATTACTTTCAAGAACGGAAACATTTGAAATATGAGTCTAATTATCACCACTGCAAAGCAAATGAGAACTATCGGTTGCTTAACACCGATATTGCTCAACAAACATTGAAAGTGGTTGACAGAACTTTTCGCAGCTTCTACGGATTGATTGCTTCAGTTAAATCTGGGTTTTACAGCAGTAAAGTAAGATTACCTCACTACCTGCCCAAGGACGGATATTTCCCTTTGATCATACCAAGAGTTAAGGTCAAAGATGGAAAATTTCGGATTCCTATGTCTACCGCTTTCAAGGCTGAACATGGTGAAATCTGGATACCATTCCCTGAGCGATTAAACCAAGAAACTCTCAAAGAAGTTCGCATACTCCCAAAATATAATGGCCGCTTTTTTGAGGTGGAATTTATCTTTGAAGCTCAAGAAACACCGATTGAGACTAAACCAGAAAGTGCTATTAGCATTGACTTGGGACTTGATAATCTAGCAACCTGTATTGATACCAATGGGGCATCCTTTATTTTGGATGGCAAACCACTTAAATCCTTTAACCAATGGTTCAACAAAGAAAACGCTAGACTGCAATCTATTAAGGATTTGCAGAAAATCAAGGGGACTACCGAGCGCCAAGCTAGACTGGCTATTAATCGTCATGCCAAGGTTCGTGATTATTTGAACAAAGCGGCTAGATATGTTATCAACCACTGTCTTGAGCATCGTATTGATAAGTTGATAGTTGGTTTCAATATTGAGATCAAACAATCTATTAGTATTGGTTCTCGCAATAATCAAAACTTTGTACAGATTCCCCATAGCAGTTTTAGACTTAAGCTGAAATCTCTGTGTGAGCGATACGGAATCAAGTATGCGGAACAGGAAGAGTCCTATACTAGCAAAGCTAGTTTTTTGGACAATGACACTATTCCTGTTTTTAATGCTGACAACCCCAAGAAGTATGAGTTCTCTGGTAAGCGAATCAAGCGGGGGCTGTATCGTACTCAGGATGGTATTTTGGTGAATGCAGACTGCAACGGTGCGGCTAATATTCTCAGAAAAAGTAAGCACAATGCTTTAAGCGGAGTGTCTAGTGGCTGTTTGGCACAGCCTTTACGAGTGAAAATCTCCTAA
- a CDS encoding armadillo-type fold-containing protein, whose protein sequence is MAKASFSWQQRINQIPHWSLFKFKRGSPKQRTFKPLSGPGGILGFFTIIVAMLLWNWKLLLALLVGVGVMLLVYSMQKWDWQLHLSQMWKFLNSPNCRLALAVGSGGIATVSTYMAAAIWVDSKSSWIAAGAILQGLGTLLTLILLMWQIVSFYGNQERNNLDQLLVNLTEPDPLQRLIAIRQLTKIITSQQVDSQVQEEVMQCLRLLLSQEPETVIRDAALDSLQALDRRRSSLPLSKVTYS, encoded by the coding sequence GTGGCAAAGGCTTCATTTTCTTGGCAGCAACGGATCAACCAGATTCCTCATTGGTCGCTTTTCAAGTTCAAGAGAGGAAGCCCAAAGCAACGCACTTTCAAGCCTCTGTCTGGGCCGGGAGGCATTCTAGGCTTTTTCACAATTATTGTGGCGATGCTGTTGTGGAACTGGAAATTACTATTGGCACTTCTAGTTGGCGTTGGGGTAATGTTATTAGTTTACTCAATGCAAAAATGGGACTGGCAACTGCACTTATCCCAGATGTGGAAATTTTTAAACAGTCCCAATTGTCGTTTGGCCTTAGCAGTAGGTAGTGGCGGTATTGCCACTGTTAGCACATACATGGCAGCCGCTATCTGGGTTGACTCTAAAAGTTCCTGGATTGCTGCTGGTGCGATTTTGCAAGGCTTGGGAACGTTATTAACTTTAATTTTATTGATGTGGCAAATCGTCAGTTTTTACGGCAACCAAGAGCGAAATAACCTTGATCAATTGTTGGTGAATTTAACAGAACCAGATCCTTTGCAGCGTTTGATTGCCATCCGACAATTAACTAAAATTATCACCAGTCAGCAAGTTGATTCCCAGGTGCAGGAAGAAGTTATGCAATGCTTGCGGCTATTACTAAGTCAAGAGCCGGAAACAGTGATTAGAGATGCGGCTTTAGACAGTTTACAAGCTTTGGATCGCAGGCGATCATCGCTACCATTGAGCAAAGTTACTTATTCGTGA
- a CDS encoding anti-sigma regulatory factor, which translates to MKSELHVPSDLNYLNIVESWLLGCLKIHLKESVDWSRQSSRLRLALVEAYSNVVRHAHKEQPSLPILLRLELKNRDIAIEIWDYGEGFDISNYFPPNPTDKQEGGYGWLIMNRLMDNVEYQLQVNGANCLKLEATLPEITS; encoded by the coding sequence ATGAAAAGTGAGCTTCATGTACCAAGTGATCTCAATTATTTAAATATCGTCGAAAGCTGGTTGTTAGGATGCTTAAAAATACATCTAAAAGAATCAGTGGATTGGTCAAGGCAATCAAGTCGTTTGCGGCTAGCTTTGGTGGAAGCATACTCAAATGTAGTCCGTCATGCCCACAAAGAACAACCTAGTTTGCCGATTTTACTGCGTTTAGAATTGAAAAACCGAGATATTGCCATAGAAATTTGGGACTATGGCGAAGGCTTTGATATCTCTAACTACTTTCCGCCCAACCCTACAGATAAACAAGAAGGCGGTTATGGATGGCTGATTATGAATCGTCTGATGGATAATGTTGAATATCAGTTACAAGTTAATGGTGCAAATTGTCTCAAATTAGAAGCTACTCTCCCAGAAATAACTAGTTAA